ATCTGAACTTTCTATACGTTCAACTTTCGATCCGATGACCCAACCAAACActaaacaacaaaaaatgtCCCATTCTCTAAAAATCCAATTGCGTTCATCAGATGCCACTGTCCCAACTAAAGGTTCTTCCACCGCTGCTGGTTACGATATTTATGCTTCTCAACAATGCGTTATTCCATCTCGTGGTCAAGGTTTAGTTGGCACTGATATTTCTTTCACCGTCCCAGTTGGTACATATGGTAGAATTGCTCCAAGATCTGGTTTAGCCGTTAAAAACGGTATCCAGACTGGAGCTGGTGTTGTTGACAGAGACTATACTGGTGAGGTTAAGGTTGTTTTATTCAATCACTCTGAAAAAGATTTCGAAATTAAGAAAGGTGATCGTGTAGCCCAATTgattttggaaaaaattGTCGATGATGCAGAAATTGTCGTTGTTGAATCTTTAGAAGACAGCGAAAGAGGTGCTGGTGGTTTTGGTTCCACTGGTAAATAAACAGTCAACAATAATTtgtaattaaaaataaatcagaAGTGTGATGACCTAATCAGGAACCATTTATATGTAGtattttcatatttgtaaaatatgCTTCATTTAAGAAACAATACCTGCCGTCATCCTTTCTTCTCAAAACATCAGAAGATATGCATTATatactaatatatatttattcacTACAtgtaacaaataaaataaacattttGATCAGTGAACTTGGAATAATATCTAAAATAGTTCTTAATATAATCggtatatttgatattgaagtctaatatataaattttataaatacGTTATATTATACTGagaatattaataatttcgTATGTTATAGGTATATGCATGTCTTCTACTGTGTAGATAGCTTTTACgatcaattgaatattacACGTTGATCCAATTATTTTCCTAAGTATTTTCTAGCCAATGCTCGTACTCTAGAATCAAAGGAAGCACTACTAATAGGATCGCCAACATTGTAAAATGGATTTAAAATTGTCTTTGTATATAATTCATGAACGTCTTGGTAAAACGACTTGACGTTATTATCATCTATTTGAACAGTTGTCGATACTGAATTCCCATGGAGCATCACAAATTTCATGCCACTGTAAGTCAAATATGCAGTAATTATAATACCATAAAAATGATCAACTTTACCAAGGTAGCAATTGCTTGCatttgtattatttcttGACCTCAAAAATCCTCCAGATCCACCGGAGCCGGCAGCTCCACCTTGTAATGACAAATTCGGCTGCCATTGTAAATCTTCTATTATATCTAATGATGCATGTAATATAAATGGATTCAATTCCTTCAAATCCTGAGGAAACCCTTGTATTTGACCTTGTGGACCTAATTTACCGGAAAATTCTGCTTCATACACAGGATTATCGTCCTTCCCTATAATAGCAAAATATTGGgacatcttctttataaaTGAACAATAGTAATGGATTGCTCTTGTTAACTTTTAATCTAACCAAAGCTTAATACAATACAAGTAAGGCAGCTATACTAGTTCTATCAATGTTAATGTGCTCTTAGCAAgtataaataatgaatgcCCAATATCCTACTTTATggattattattttttttatttgtatgttttcaaaaacaaatttcGATTCTTGTAGTTTTCCAATTTTGACCTCAAATCAATATTAAAGGCTGAATACATACATAGACACtctttaatataatacttATTTAAAGTCATTATTAGGATATGTAATATAAGTTAAATGAGCAAAACTGACAATTAAGTTGACTATGAAGATTGTCATATCAGTTAGATTTTAAAAGAGTTAATTGTCCAACTCTTTGAATATTACCTTCTGTgcaaattaaaaatagataaaaaaaattgagtTGCTTTTAAGTGATACGCACAGTTCAAGATAGAGAGAGTTTGGTTTATAGGGAGAGGTATAATAGATGCAATGTCATTTACTAATCAAAAAGATGAAGTTACAATTTACAACAAGATGACTACACCTGAAACATTTGCATCAAGTAATCGTCCTAAAAGTACTGTGAATATTGAAGgtataaaattattaactaaGATTTTAGTAGATAACAAACAAGGTTTGAAAGATGACTTGAACTATGACATAAACACAGTagacaataataataacatcaaATCAGAAAAAGAGCTTCttaaaaaagatattgCCTTAAATAATGGTATTATATCTTCtcagaaaaataaaatactgAACGAAGCTGCACGTAACACTGTATATATTTCGAAGGGAGCTAGAGCTAACGCTGAAAGAGTAAGAAGTTATTTAGATTATTTTTATGCAATTTTAGAAAGAAACATGACCATTCGAAATGATGGAAGACACAAACATGAAAACATCGAAGGTATCTATAACCCTTTACAACTGATAAGGAACAGAAAAATTAGGaaaaaatatgatgaaTCACCACCTAGGGTTATGTTTGTTTCTAGATCTCCTATTATTGctataaaaaaattttcatctaAGCCAAATAGAAAGTTTCCATGGTATGTAGATATTAGTGAACGAGCTAGTGATTTAAGTTGGAGAACAGCGCATTGGAACGAGTTAATAGGCCCTGATGGCGAGCCATGGGTGAAGCTTCCTAATAGTAatcataaatataaacatatcAAACATTTTAGAACCCACTCTGGTCACAATCATATTAGCACGGCGTCTTTTAAAAAACCATCATTAGTAACACATGATTCTTATGGTACTTCTTCAAAAGCAACCGAGGAAGATATTAATGGGGACAAATTGCAGCATAACTTAAATGCGAATCTGAGCCCTGACATGCATGATTCAGTTTCGGACCTTTCAGATGAGCAAAAGGAGGAATCCACACAGTCAGAAAGAGGAAGAGTTAAAAAATTGGGAAAAATGATAGAGAAATCAAAACAATGGTCTAAGTCACCaacatttaaaagaaaaacaatgCATCTATGGAAAATCTTACTGCAAATCATCTTAGAACGCCTTACAAAAGGTTCAAGTAACATTAGTTTGAATGAATCTGTATTGGAAAGTTCACAAAGCACACagaattcaattaattgcAACAATACGAGTCCTGAACAGAGgtcaaataatttacaaaacGTACCCATAAAAACtataagaaataaaaatgagaaGGAAACGTTAAGTAAATCCTCAGTTAACAGTCAGAGTAATAGTTTAAACGTTCCCATGTCTAGTTCTCGTTCATCTAAAATACCTAAAAATACTAATATGACTGTCTCAGATTCATATCCACATAAAGAGTTAATACTTGACATGCAATTGCAAAGATATCAAAAAGATATCCgttatattaaagcaaCAATTGGAATTATGCAAAATAGAATACAAACCCATAAAAAGTTCAAGAGCTGTCAATTAAAAAAGCGTATCGCTACCTTGAATGTTGATGATGATTCAAATGCCATTGGTATGGCTaatgatatattgaatatctATAACAAAAAGTTAGACGAAGTTTTGAAAGAAGGGAATGATTGGAACTCAAAATGGATCAATGATTATTCCATAAGAGTCGAGACACTTATTTCAAGCATAGACAGAATAATGACAGATGTCAATACAACTctaacattaaaattaaaattatttcaagaATCAGCTGAAAAACATGTCAGTTTAAGAAATTTGAGAGCCAGaaagttttcaaaaattggaTACAAATTActagaattatttattgtgTTATTTTTATGGTCCATCTGGTTCATTGTTATGATATTTAGAAATATCAGGTTtgctttctttttattattaaatgtaATAAAATGGTTATTGTGGTAATTTAGATAAGTGGATAAAAAAAAGCTTTTTTCAGATGAGcttgcatatatataaacatgGAGAATATGTAACATTGCATtatcattgaatattaatcgaattttataatttatttttgtttggttattttatttacatattaattataagtCTTAAGATATGAAATACTCTCATACAACCTCTCACTTCTTCATGATTGTACTCTGAATAacatctttttcttctaagAATATTCCCTTTTCAGCAGCATCGTCCAAAGCCTTTTGTCTTCTTTTAACTTCATCTTTAAATACATTACTCTGAAAAGTCAACAAATGAGAATCAGCTTGGAAATACGACGAATATGATATCCATGCCACGTAATAAAAAGTCTTGACCTGTATCCTTGCATTTCTAAATAAAGGTGAGAATCTATTTAACAATAAAGCGGTTGATCCAGCAATAAGTAGACCTTTTCCAGCACCGAGAAGGCTTTGTGTAACTAactattttgaaataattttaaaggtTAGTAACTTGAAACGCAACATATACCTATCTTATAGAtagtattaaaaattatcacATACATCATTTGACAGTATTTTAAGATTCTTTGGATCATAGTGAACTGGTTGAACTTCGTTACCCATTTTTTGCcttataatttttgtacttttgtaaattataatatgaaTTAGAATTGAAACTAGATCTGACTAATGATTATCCTACTTATAATGGAGTAATGACTATTCAACCGACACTTCTTTATGTTTAAATCTTACTTGTTACTTATAGTTACAGTTAAATTTAGTTATGAACTGATGCGATAGAAGACAGCACAGTAATATAGTTTTCCAAATAGGCCGTAAGGGCTCGATGAgctttttataaatttaaagagCAAATATTATAGAGNNNNNNNNNNNNNNNNNNNNNNNNNNNNNNNNNNNNNNNNNNNNNNNNNNNNNNNNNNNNNNNNNNNNNNNNNNNNNNNNNNNNNNNNNNNNNNNNNNNNNNNNNNNNNNNNNNNNNNNNNNNNNNNNNNNNNNNNNNNNNNNNNNNNNNNNNNNNNNNNNNNNNNNNNNNNNNNNNNNNNNNNNNNNNNNNNNNNNNNNNNNNNNNNNNNNNNNNcttcaataatataaagaagTAAAAGAGTGATCCCCTGTACTTTTCGAAATCATGTTTTATTGATAAACGATGAGGCTGAAACTTTCCTCCCTCTCTgttgtatttattttccTTTGGGTATTGGAGATCATTATTGGTAACTTATGCAATAAATGTAAATGAAAGTgtgaaaatatttatagttAATTAATCATTTATGAATGATCATGTGTATATGGTAATGCAAAATggcaaaaaaatattgtgtAGAGACCTATACTGTTATTATTCACGAACAACGGTGTCTCTCCTACCTGAATCATTACTATTGCTAATCTGagaagatgaaaatgaGCTATTGAAACCAATTTGGGTTGGGTTCACCGTATTGTGGGATCTCGAAACGTAATTTgagaaattcaaattcaaagCTTTGAATAGTTGTAATGGACGTTGAAGTATACCTTGtgatttatcattataatCAGCTAATTTATCCAAATATTGTACTAACAAATGTTCATCATTGACCAATATAACTAAGTCTTTAGTGACTAATTCAATGACATTGCACCataaatatgataattGCTCCAAACATTTATCATAGTAGTAGTTATTACTTGCCATATCAAACCTAGGCAATTTTAGAAGCATTTCTGTACAACAATCTAAGAATTTTAGCGAATCATGCAAATTATCGACTCTTGGCGGTATATTATCCAGAACGTAGTCTGCCAAACAATTCAAAAACTCCAAGATATAAGGTTTCATTCTTACAAATGCATAATCATTCAATGTGTTGGCGTTATTATCGTAGTAGTTATTTCTCGAATATGGAATACTGTTAACAATATCATCgaatttcaatttcaatgaatccaaat
The nucleotide sequence above comes from Tetrapisispora phaffii CBS 4417 chromosome 3, complete genome. Encoded proteins:
- the RCF3 gene encoding Rcf3p (similar to Saccharomyces cerevisiae YBR255C-A; ancestral locus Anc_7.178), translated to MGNEVQPVHYDPKNLKILSNDLVTQSLLGAGKGLLIAGSTALLLNRFSPLFRNARIQVKTFYYVAWISYSSYFQADSHLLTFQSNVFKDEVKRRQKALDDAAEKGIFLEEKDVIQSTIMKK
- the STS1 gene encoding Sts1p (similar to Saccharomyces cerevisiae STS1 (YIR011C); ancestral locus Anc_7.179), whose translation is MSGSNMGFSFGFNSSSSVDNRSRLDKVGMVSRDVVFVSKDEGSMGDAIGARVANKLQRQKRRFDAASSADGENNASKMTEVPTRKIIATTSVSNSRTNTNLNNNSKRKDCLSSSISGQALPITRGIELMDKEQLQSLVVNLMNEHPQIQSHIHATLESTNFQINKYLDSLKLKFDDIVNSIPYSRNNYYDNNANTLNDYAFVRMKPYILEFLNCLADYVLDNIPPRVDNLHDSLKFLDCCTEMLLKLPRFDMASNNYYYDKCLEQLSYLWCNVIELVTKDLVILVNDEHLLVQYLDKLADYNDKSQGILQRPLQLFKALNLNFSNYVSRSHNTVNPTQIGFNSSFSSSQISNSNDSGRRDTVVRE
- the DUT1 gene encoding bifunctional dITP/dUTP diphosphatase (similar to Saccharomyces cerevisiae DUT1 (YBR252W); ancestral locus Anc_7.173), with the translated sequence MTQPNTKQQKMSHSLKIQLRSSDATVPTKGSSTAAGYDIYASQQCVIPSRGQGLVGTDISFTVPVGTYGRIAPRSGLAVKNGIQTGAGVVDRDYTGEVKVVLFNHSEKDFEIKKGDRVAQLILEKIVDDAEIVVVESLEDSERGAGGFGSTGK
- the TRS20 gene encoding TRAPP subunit TRS20 (similar to Saccharomyces cerevisiae TRS20 (YBR254C); ancestral locus Anc_7.176), with protein sequence MSQYFAIIGKDDNPVYEAEFSGKLGPQGQIQGFPQDLKELNPFILHASLDIIEDLQWQPNLSLQGGAAGSGGSGGFLRSRNNTNASNCYLGKVDHFYGIIITAYLTYSGMKFVMLHGNSVSTTVQIDDNNVKSFYQDVHELYTKTILNPFYNVGDPISSASFDSRVRALARKYLGK
- the MTC4 gene encoding Mtc4p (similar to Saccharomyces cerevisiae YBR255W; ancestral locus Anc_7.177), with amino-acid sequence MSFTNQKDEVTIYNKMTTPETFASSNRPKSTVNIEGIKLLTKILVDNKQGLKDDLNYDINTVDNNNNIKSEKELLKKDIALNNGIISSQKNKILNEAARNTVYISKGARANAERVRSYLDYFYAILERNMTIRNDGRHKHENIEGIYNPLQLIRNRKIRKKYDESPPRVMFVSRSPIIAIKKFSSKPNRKFPWYVDISERASDLSWRTAHWNELIGPDGEPWVKLPNSNHKYKHIKHFRTHSGHNHISTASFKKPSLVTHDSYGTSSKATEEDINGDKLQHNLNANLSPDMHDSVSDLSDEQKEESTQSERGRVKKLGKMIEKSKQWSKSPTFKRKTMHLWKILLQIILERLTKGSSNISLNESVLESSQSTQNSINCNNTSPEQRSNNLQNVPIKTIRNKNEKETLSKSSVNSQSNSLNVPMSSSRSSKIPKNTNMTVSDSYPHKELILDMQLQRYQKDIRYIKATIGIMQNRIQTHKKFKSCQLKKRIATLNVDDDSNAIGMANDILNIYNKKLDEVLKEGNDWNSKWINDYSIRVETLISSIDRIMTDVNTTLTLKLKLFQESAEKHVSLRNLRARKFSKIGYKLLELFIVLFLWSIWFIVMIFRNIRFAFFLLLNVIKWLLW